The window AACAAGTCCATGCAAAATTCCATTCTGTGAAATTTTGCCCTGACTCTGGACAAAAAACAAAAGCTTTGCAGGCGAAGGTGCATGATCCATCCCACCCAGCAAGCCGTGGATGCTTCCGATCCACACTGAAGGGCAAGAAAAAACCTGCATCTTTGGATGCAGGTTGACGCTCAAACAGGAAAGCTCACCAGAAAACCGTGGCCACCCCTTTGGCAGGCAAAGTCTGCTGGATCGATTTGCCGTTCCAGACCATCTTGAAGGTGGCGGTGCTGCTGCTCTGGTTCAGGACCACCAGGGCTTTGCTGCCGTTGGTGTTGCGGAAAGCCACCCCGGTGAATTTGCCGTCGCTGGAGTCGGTGCTGCCAATCCGGACTGCTCCGGGCCACACAAAACGAGCAAAGTGGGCAATGGAATAGAATTCTTCATTCAAAGTCACTGCGCCATTGGACTGGTTGATGGTGACCACCCCACGGCAGTTGCCGCATCCACCCAGATGGGGGTTGCCGTAAGGGTCCTGTGCAAGGCTCCAGAGCGCCACCGTCTTCGCCCCGTTTTTGGTGCCTCCGATGAACAGGTTCTGCATGTTCCACTTCAGGTTGTCGCCAAAGTTGTTGTGTTCAAATGTCCCCGAGCATTCGGTGAAGAAAATCCCTTTGTTGGGGTAGGTGTTGCGGAAGTAAGTCGTGGTGGAGACCATGGTGGAGGTGTCTCCGGCATAGCAGTGCCAGGCGGAGCCTTCATAGTACGCAGAGCCTTCTCTGAGCACCGCATCTGCATACCAACCGAGGTCCCAGTTGTGGTCCAAGGTAAGGAATTTCACTCCAGTGCCGTTGAATGTGGGAGCCACATTGTAGCGCACCAGATTGAGTTCGTCGTACCACTCATACTTGGTGCCCGGGTAACGCTTGGCAGGGTCTGGATCCAAACCGGGTTCAAAACGGGGCTCGTTCTGCACCGACATGTAATTGAACCTGATGCCCTGCGCATTGTAAGCATCGTAGGTTTTCTTGAGGTAGTTGGCGTAGGTCTGGTAATACTCGGGCTTCAACTTGCCGTAATTCAGGCTGCCAGAGTCTTTCATCCATGCTGGAGGGCTCCAGGGGGTGCCCATGTAGCGGATGCTGCTGTTGATGGTTTTGGCCTGTCTGGCAATCGGCACGATGTAAGTCAGGTCATGCCCGATGGAGAAACGGGACAGGCTGGGATCTGCCGTGCCATCGTTGTAGGTGTAGTGTGTCACGGCCATGTCACTGCCACCCAGAGGAATCCTCAGGAAGCTGATCCCGGCGTTTCCGTCGTTGAAGCCGAACAGGCTCTGGATCAGGTTGTTGCGCTGGGCGGCACTCATTCTGTACCACATCAGCCAGCCTGCGCTGTCTGTGAGGGACGCCCCGAAACCTTCCATGGTCTGGAAGGTCTGGCCTTCATTGATGGTGAGGGTGGAGGCCGTGACATTGCCATCGTTCACAAAGTTTTTGGTGCCATCCCAGGAAATCAGGCGGCTGCGGTCAGGGTGGGTCACCCACACATCCACTGCGGTGCTGGATTGGGGCCGAATGGCGCCTGGGGTAACAGAAGGCTCTTGCGCAATTGGCACGCTGGTGGTGCTGCAAGCAGTGAGGACGGCCAGAGAGATGGAGAGCAGGGCCAGGGCACGGGGTTTGTTCATGAAACACTCCTTTGGTTGGTGCACGCCTGTCCCTGAGGTCGCTGTTTTCTGACAGGCTTGGCACATCAGAAAACAACCCCTGACAGGGCAGACAAATGCTCAAAATGAAAACCATACTGGACAGTGAAAACCGTCCGGTTCAGTTGTGGCGTAAAGCGAATGTACTGCAAAGTGAACAGGCTGTCAAGTCAAATTGAAAGCATGGTTGTACCCCGTTCAAAACGCCAATTGTCTTTCCAGAACAAGAGAATCTGGTCTTGAAAAATTGTCCACCTCTGCATGGAAAGCAGGCTGGCCCCAAGGCAACAGCATTCCCTGCACCTGCACTGCTTTCGTCAAGATGACTTCCACTCTGTAAGATGCAGGGCCTGAAAAACCCCATGTTGTTGCCTGTCTCTGGGGTCGAACAAACCCATTTTTTTGTGCTTTCATGGGAAATTTTATTGTGTGGAAAAGCGAACAAGCGGTTTCACAGCAACATGTGTGCTGCGGTCAGAATGGTTTCTCTGAAGTTGCAGGACAGGATTTCATGTTTTGAATGCGCTTACATTCATCGACTTTCCCATTGTCTGTCAGGCCACTTGCGCAACCTTTCAAGACAGCAAAACTTTCCAGAAATTGAAAAGAAAATGCCGAAGTGCCTTCCATGCCATCACAGCACACCTGTGCACACGCCCCCCAACCAAACTTCCACCTGCATTTGCATCCCTGCCAGCCGGGTCATTTTGCCCCTTTCTCCAGAACGTCTGCCACCTGGACTCAAGGATCAAAGTCACCTTGACAGGCAAGTCATGACTTGCCTATACTCAGGGGGTGCCCGACCTCTTTGAAGCCCTCGCCACCCCTGCCCGGCGGGCCATTCTGGATGCACTGCATGAAAGAGATGGCCAGACCCTGTTTGAG of the Deinococcus misasensis DSM 22328 genome contains:
- a CDS encoding glycoside hydrolase family 30 protein, producing MNKPRALALLSISLAVLTACSTTSVPIAQEPSVTPGAIRPQSSTAVDVWVTHPDRSRLISWDGTKNFVNDGNVTASTLTINEGQTFQTMEGFGASLTDSAGWLMWYRMSAAQRNNLIQSLFGFNDGNAGISFLRIPLGGSDMAVTHYTYNDGTADPSLSRFSIGHDLTYIVPIARQAKTINSSIRYMGTPWSPPAWMKDSGSLNYGKLKPEYYQTYANYLKKTYDAYNAQGIRFNYMSVQNEPRFEPGLDPDPAKRYPGTKYEWYDELNLVRYNVAPTFNGTGVKFLTLDHNWDLGWYADAVLREGSAYYEGSAWHCYAGDTSTMVSTTTYFRNTYPNKGIFFTECSGTFEHNNFGDNLKWNMQNLFIGGTKNGAKTVALWSLAQDPYGNPHLGGCGNCRGVVTINQSNGAVTLNEEFYSIAHFARFVWPGAVRIGSTDSSDGKFTGVAFRNTNGSKALVVLNQSSSTATFKMVWNGKSIQQTLPAKGVATVFW